TCGTAGGTTAGCAGACAGTTGGATTGGGTCGGTGCAGTTTTGCTGTAGCTGAAGTCGATGCATGAATGGTTTCGGTGACAAAAGATGCCACATTCTCCTGCTGTTATGGCTGATGTAGTCAAGGATGGTTTGGTCACCTTCCTCCTCATCGTGGTCGTGTAGTAGGATCCTGGCGAGAAGATGAAACTGAGGGATTCACCTGATCCACCTGATTCACTCTATCCAACATATATCTTACCTTCAGTGGTGTCATGGAAAAATATTGCGCCTAAAATGCTAGTTGTCCAGAAACATTACTATTTGGAGACAAGGACATGTGGAAACCAAGGCAGCAAGCCTAACCATCCGATCCCTTtcgtcacctcttatgacatggCTGGGTTGCTGACGACCAATTCTAAGTCGGATCTTAACCGGTGTTAAGTCAGcttcaacaatatgtttcagCAACAGTACCACTGGATACTGTACCGCTACCGCTACCGCATTAGCATGAcgataaactgaacatggtagtgagtgagtttagttttactctgcactcaacaatattccagctatatggcagaggtctttaaataatcgaatcctgtcctgacaatccagtgatcaactgcatgagcatcgatctgggaaccgatggaaactgatgacatgtgacaccaagtcagcaagcctgattacccgatcctgttagacaagcatgggttactgaagacctattctatcatTTACCTTCATGGGTATGAATATGGTACATGGTCGAAGCGACTTCGAATAAAGTATCATATTCATATATGCATTCACACTGAGAAGGTAACATCAGATATGTGGAAAATAGACATCAGTCACGATTTACAAGTATAATACTCACGGTATGGCTTCGTGGCCCCGACACCTTGAACATCAATATGTCCGATATTCAAATAGACGGTTCCTGTAGAACGCCTTGTGACGCGGATGAAGCGAATGGGGAAGGTGGCATTGCAagtgaagatgaatttctcgtTGTTGCCAACAATGTTTGGCACCTTCCCACACCACTTCACCTGGGCGTCAGAGCAGAGGCTGACATCT
This genomic stretch from Haliotis asinina isolate JCU_RB_2024 chromosome 4, JCU_Hal_asi_v2, whole genome shotgun sequence harbors:
- the LOC137282313 gene encoding uncharacterized protein, with amino-acid sequence MSTRGLVTLAVCLSATRLQNTQGESIAVGKLAKQLTTYSEYHASLAISDAYSVSGSLAYGANSSWWEVDLRGYFDISKIILTATDNSWGPLYMKNAYVEVMDKDVSLCSDAQVKWCGKVPNIVGNNEKFIFTCNATFPIRFIRVTRRSTGTVYLNIGHIDVQGVGATKPYRSYYTTTMRRKVTKPSLTTSAITAGECGIFCHRNHSCIDFSYSKTAPTQSNCLLTYEVVPQNSVAKNDWTTYTMDTCL